One Nitrosomonas sp. PY1 DNA window includes the following coding sequences:
- a CDS encoding baseplate J/gp47 family protein encodes MPLDIPNLDDRRFADLVEEALALIPAHAPEWTNHNLSDPGITLVELFAHLSEMQIYRLNRVTEANQRAFLQLLSGKDDELKKQNDRWVYDEQKTLNENIQAVVLKLRNEERAVTVDDFERLARAAIDDNNVRAYCLPRWDLDAKPKQRKEDHISVVIVMIAPATDDLIKTVKDCLEERCLITTRLHVTRPDYVKLRVRIRLKINPDALETVVLDKANDALKHYFAPMTGGVNGTGWPLGRSVYVSDIYALLDRIPGVDYVEQFQVAQKKPANKTKYEPELELIDPPDQNRQLIHPKDKKLVGVRLEPYELIQFQSLEGDIQIVRDTKINRKR; translated from the coding sequence ATGCCTTTAGATATCCCTAATCTCGACGACCGCCGTTTTGCCGATCTGGTGGAAGAAGCGTTGGCGCTGATACCCGCGCACGCACCGGAATGGACGAACCACAACCTATCCGATCCCGGCATCACGCTGGTGGAATTGTTCGCCCACCTGAGCGAAATGCAGATCTACCGTCTCAATCGGGTAACCGAAGCGAATCAGCGCGCCTTTCTGCAACTGCTCAGTGGCAAAGACGATGAGCTCAAAAAACAAAATGACCGATGGGTCTATGATGAGCAGAAAACCCTGAATGAAAATATTCAGGCTGTGGTGCTCAAATTACGCAATGAAGAGCGCGCGGTAACCGTCGATGATTTTGAGCGACTGGCGCGTGCCGCAATTGATGACAACAATGTCCGCGCTTATTGTTTGCCGCGCTGGGATCTGGATGCCAAACCCAAACAGCGCAAAGAAGATCACATCAGCGTGGTGATAGTGATGATAGCGCCTGCAACCGACGATTTGATAAAAACAGTGAAAGATTGTCTAGAAGAAAGATGTCTGATAACCACCCGGCTTCACGTTACTAGGCCGGACTACGTTAAGCTCCGTGTCCGCATTCGCCTTAAAATCAACCCGGATGCGTTGGAAACGGTTGTCCTTGACAAGGCGAACGATGCGCTTAAACACTATTTTGCCCCAATGACTGGTGGGGTGAATGGCACTGGCTGGCCGCTCGGCCGGAGCGTCTATGTATCAGACATTTATGCCCTGCTGGATAGGATCCCGGGCGTCGATTATGTCGAACAGTTTCAGGTTGCCCAGAAAAAGCCTGCGAATAAAACAAAATATGAGCCGGAATTAGAACTCATTGATCCACCAGATCAGAATCGCCAACTCATCCACCCTAAGGACAAAAAACTGGTTGGTGTTCGGCTAGAACCTTACGAGCTCATCCAATTTCAATCCTTGGAAGGCGATATTCAAATCGTCCGGGATACGAAAATTAACCGTAAACGATAG